AGCTGTAATTTCAGAAGCGAATTGCCGTTCAGTGTCCGCGCACTGCCCGCCGGCAACCCCGCCGGGCATCGGCTCGGCAGTACCGCGTAGTTAGATACCCGCCGGCCGCTGGCCGCTGAGTTGTGACCTTTGCATACGCTGCGGTATTGTGCCACTtatatccagcggctcctttgatatcgtccgtccaccgagTAGGGACTAACACTGCGTTTGACGGTGCGAGATGAACTTAAAATTTTCGGCGTAATTTTGGACACAGAATTTTATTGTATCTGTGCCAAATAGAGTCATTTTTTGTCTGagtgttttgtaaataaaataggcAAGAATTTGCACTAAGTAAGTGTAAACAAAATGAACTAATAACATGCATTTTTCATTCTGTCCTTAACACTGCCCCTGTCTACAAACTCcagataatattaatttttctcaacgctaatttattttatttacaattttagtGGGCAACAGACCTGgcacaaaaactttttaaaattcacgAGGAAGAAGTTAGTCGTCGTCAAGAATTCAATGGCCATTTTGACGACCACTTTCTCAAGAGCTTATTCCCTGGAATGACGGACCTCCCACCTCCCTTTGCGACGCAGGCGCCGCCGCCTTTCGATGTAAAGCTACCAGCCCTCACAAACGAAGATGTAGAATTTATATCAAACGCTTTTCCGGATCTTGCAAGTGAAATACCTAAATATGACATGGATGCTGCTGTCAAATTTTTTCGACAAAGGTGTGTATTTCTCTTGTTTAATGATAGCTCtacgattttattattttgtaacacAATATTCCAACTTAATGTTGTTTGCAGGCTAAATTCTTCTGAACATgaggaaaaagatgcagatgtTCAAGTTGATTTTGAGAAGTAAGTTTTAATTCATGTTCAAGATTGAATGCCTATATTATTAATAGAAAAGTTTTTAAGCACAACTTCTTTAGGAGTGACTCGAGATTAACTTGgatcttttttaaataatttaagatACTACTTTGTATgtaccaaataaaaaaatatgagtaACCAAATTCATTTCATCGTTTCACAGAGACTTTGAGTCCGAAACGGAAACGGAGTTCGAGAAGCTAAGCGGACAAGGTGGATCTGATAAGCAGAAAATTGACATTTCAACGAGTTGCGTTCCCTCAACTATGGCAGTATCCACAGTGACTGAGGTGCGAACCCTCCCTATTATACTGGAAAGGAGTCCTAGAGAGGAATTTGTCGACTCAGAGTTTTATATCGAAGAGTCGCTACCTTCGAGCTTGGATTGGGGCCGGGACGAACGACAGGTGCACTTACATGTCGTCAAACATTGGCACTCAAATATCCTCAACCTCCTCAAATAACCGATAACCACAGACTCCCGGAGAATGTCTGAGAGTGCTATCTATGGTCGCGCACAGAATATAACCAAAACCCACCTAACACTACCGGCTCTTTATTGAGTACTGCCCGAGACTCCTTAAGAGAAAATCATTCACGATCTCGCTTCCTGATAGGCAATAAATACATGAGTGTTGCTCCTAAAGAGGAGCAGCCTTTACAAAACATGTATCCTTCAACTAATTTGCTAAAAGTCCTCGGACTGATCACAAATACCACTGAGAAAAAAAATCCTCATGTGGCTTTTTGACGAAATTCTTATATCAATCCATTGAGGAAGAATCGATTTTCTTTCAAATCCAAATCCTGAGAAACTAGCGTATAAATGATAATGATGTGTCATGCAGTGTATCATGTATGCTATTTATATAGTTCCAAACGATGGAACTGTCTCCTCATGCAAGACTTATGAGCTTATCTGAGTGGTACAGTTTCTAGTTGTTTTTCGTTGCTCCTGTCTTCGCCGGCCCCATGTAGTGGTCTAATAGTCTTATTTTACCATTTTTTCTGTTATTTATatgctttgttttatttattttgtaactaggtttaaaataatttcggattttttaaaattaaataatatcatattttaggaTAACATGGACACATACAAAGTAAACATCGAAAAATTGCAAGATTTTCTAATGAAACTATTTAGTTTGTGTAAAGTaaatatagttttaataaaagacGAGCTTGTAAAACTTAAGAGCGACATAAATGAACAAAAGAATTTTGTCAGTCAGAAATATATAGAAATCACTGAAGCTTGGGAAAAGGGTTGTGAAAAGACTGAATTAAGGTTTCGTGAGCAAACTCAGAGATTAACAGTAGATCACGAATTAGAATTAAGTGACATGAAAGCATCTTTAAATGAGAAAGATGATTCAATAAGTATATTAAAGAAAGAGAAAGAAGAATTAATATTAGCTCATAAAAAGGTTATAGAAAAATTAGACGGTGATCATCAAGCGACAAAAGACTTGCTTGAAATATCTCGAGCAGAGATAGACGCGTTTGACAAGAAACTAAAAGATTTTGAGGTTCAGAAGCAAAAAGAGTTTAAAGAGGTACAGGAGAAAATGCATCTTGAATACAAAGCAGAAATTGAATCCCTACGGTCTAGGTGAGCactaaaactattttttcatctcactcgctcggaaagaatccttttgccctttgaaatctgagtggaaagtggtaattttgctcgaTAGCGAAGTACGTGTTGAATTTCAAACGGGACGAACTGTGGTCTATGgttgcgtacctacttaatttttctttctattaaaaatacagtgcgacaaggctatcttggcgcatgtcaaaaatcggaactaaccttgccgtcaagtgtcctctttgttcttctttgaatattctaagaatttgttctccaacagcgcccccctgtcaatgtcattcaattgccaagagagccttgtcgcactgtaccacttcataatgaaacgttcagaaacgcggttcgTCCCAACTgtcttatatttattattattattatttacgtattaagtactggcttatgctcgcgacttcgtccgcgtggactacacaaatttcaaccccctatttcacccccttaggagttgaattttcaaaaatcctttcttagcggatgcctacgtcataatagctatctgcataccaaatttcagcccgatccgtccagtagttttagctgtgcgttgatagatcagtcagtcagtcaccttttccttttatatattcagattaagTGACAAGTAggaacatttatttatattaaattaaattaaacataatagCCACCTACTCcgtttcagctttattgagtaaacaataCAATGAAGTTCGTtgaattatgaaaattattttttatgctaAGAATTTTCAATTTGAATTCTGAACGCACCCTCAcacataataaaaactttattcgTACACTTCTTCTTGAATTAGAACCTCCTTCACTGTCTGACTTGTGGTTGTACCCTAATTAATATagaaacttcttattgaaacctccgcctcttgtatcaagcgttttcctcgctgtagtgagatgaaaagttgtgtgtttcgcacggctgcaaatttatttgcgctcgagccttttaattcctcgctacgctcaggatctATTTTTGAACCAACCTTAGAATtcttcgctggctcggaattcaatacaaactctcgagacaaaataacaactttgcagccttgcatgaCAAATAACTATTATCAACCTTTGTAATATTGCTGGCAATAGTGGCACATAAAGTGTTTAACgaaaaaacttattatttttctataacACCACTATAAATTATTACTAAAATGTGTTAAAGTAAGAACTTATTGTGTTTAGTCTATATCTATATGTATAATTTTCGTTTAACAAACTGAGCAATTTTATTACCTATCGTAGGTTCCGATTAGTGGCTTTAACAAACAACATGGATCGTTCCCCATCTGAGTCTAGTCTAGAAAAAATAGAGAGAACTGATGTGATAGAGATAAGCAACCACAACGCTATTGTGATGCAGACAAAGGAAAACGCAGAAGTGGAAAAGGAGCAAGCTGTTAAAGAGGCAGTTGAAAAGTGTAAAACCGAGTTGGAACAAAAGTTAAATGCCGAGATATCTTTGTTGAAAGCGAAGTATGAAGCAGACAAACAGGTAagattattttagcgtttaaactaccgtgagtgatttccattatgaataatgcgcggcccgcagtcacagccgcggcgcgtgcgcgaactgactcaaggaccttgaaaaaggaccccggatgggttcgaaactagtctaaCTAAACTAACTTCGACTAGACAcctgagtacagccgggatagaaaAATTAAGCAAAATTTAACAAACTTAGCAAAATTTCAAGGTTCTGAATTTAGAAGTTTAAGCTGTGTTGATAATATGTCAGTcaatttatctaaatactagttgatgcccgcgacttcgtccgcgtggcaggttttttaaaaatccgttcggaactctttgattttcagggataaaaagtagcctatgtcactctccaggtctttatctatacccatgcataaaatcacgtcaatccgttgcaccgttgcgacgtgactgaaggataaaccagcaaaccaacgaaccaaaataccaacgaaccaacaaaccaacaaacaaacacactttggcatttataataagggtactgatataaaaagaaacttcactcactcactgactgactcatttaCGCTCAGCCTTAGgatgctgaaattttgcacagattCCCCAATGAATAAGGCCGGATTTTCGAAATTTCTTCTTGAGCGAAGTGGCTAGTTCTTAGGATAAAGTCTTTGAAATCCGAGATCTCCTACTGATAGTCATTCATATTGGCTCTAAAGtgtctaattaaattaaaatataaaattttaaatctatGACGTTATATGTAATATTGTTTTTGCTTGCAACTCATGAAATAATAAACTTGATAGGTGACTATAAACGAGGTAACGCGGAGGCTACTAACGGAGAAGGACCGGCAGCTGGAGCTGCTGCGGGAGCGCGAGCAGGCGTTGACGCGCGAGTGCAACAAGTACCGCGACACCATACAGCAGCTGACGGACCCCGAGACCAACGACTATGACAACCTTCTCAAGACTCAGGTAATGCCATACTATGCCGGCTTTGGCTTATGGAAATGTGAGTTTTCCACCAGCCAGATTATTTAGAGAAGATGACGACACGTCATCTAACAATACCCTGATTGGTCTATTGAAAACGGCTCCGCTTTGCTTTAGTGGGAACGCACTATTGGGAGCTTTTTTGTCGATGAGGTGCCTTCCTTGAGTGACGCAGAGGAAATAGCCCCCTTACTTCCTGGACCTTCAAGAGGCGGGCCtcctataggtattattaagaAATAAAATGTAACTGCACTGACTGCCATGTGTCTAAACTAAGCGGAAGCGCGAGACCGTTGCTATATTGGATATCGTTGGAGAAGCGAAGCTTAGCgtacgttgaacgtaaataatAAGCGTCTAAATTGATAcgagaataaaattattgtattttcagTTTGCGACACTTGAAAATGAGAAAGCGGTGCTTCAGCAACAAGTTGCGGATCTGAAGAAGGAATTAGATAGGAGAAATGACGAGGCAGATAAGAGCAGAGAAGATGATAGTGAAGGCAGGTTAGTGTCTCAAGTTGCAAATATGTACGTTATTTCATAggaaactatagtacgcgacaaatcgagatggctatcggggtgggGGTGCACAGCTAacgattacgtaaaacgtttaGATTACTGTCTATAAACGATAACGTAAAGATtagtctctcttcttcttattttgctttgtggctattgttgtctctctctagccgctgttacgtgtgacgtttgacagcaatgatcgcgagatttacgcctgtcgcaagcctgtcgcgagatacgtaatctatttgtacctgcctatatttttgttttgctttgtaTGTGTTTTTATGTGCTAATTTTGTGGTGTACACAAAGTATAatcattaattcattcattcctTCAACAATGGGTTCCAAAAATAATAGAAAGAACGGCCCAGGGCGACGCGCGGATTACTTGCAATTCTCCAGATAGCTAGAATCCAGCGCCGTGAACCAGTTCTAACTGTACTTTAATATTTGAAAGCATTGTTTTTCAATATTCTGCTAACAAAACAGTGCTTTAATGAAGAAATTACAGCTAAATTTCGAAATCGGTGAAAAGGCAAAAATGTTGTCTTAGATCTTCACCAAAGAAGGAGGAAGGCAAGCGTTCGCGGACCCGCTGTCACACTCCGCTGGGGCTGGCCGGCGGCACGTTGAGCCTGTCGTCGTGCCTGCCCGGCCACACCGTGCTCGTGCTGTGGGACCCCGTGCATCTCAACTACACCGTTATGCAGGTGAAGCTAGTTAAGAAAGCGATACATgaatataaaaccggccaagtgcgagtcaggctcgcgcaatgagggttccgtactacaggcgtattttttcgacattgaaTAGGCTCATTTCTTTCATAGACCATTTCGCAGACCTCTATAGACCATTTTTCTGTTTAAATGACGATTTACAATTTTGGAGGCTTCAAACTTGCTGCTGGAGGGACTAGAGAATCAACGCATgaaccaataggctacttgactcatatctaatttcgtccaataaatgattatttattatagtattttgcttaagacaacgaaatatatcaataacaatttttaaaaacgcaggatggatatataaaaccaatttaaaaaaatacagtttttatttttatttgaaacgcagaaaacgctgtcagccatgatgtgacgtcattaaatatgtaaacaaagaaatgtcatccctatgtcacgcggggactaacgtagtatcgatatatataaaatttaaagtcctgactaacttatatatcaacgcacagcctaaacatctaaacagctggtcctagatacatgaaatttggtgggtgtgttctttgtaggtaaagagaatcCACTATCTATAATAagggtatccactaggaaaggattttttgaaattccacccctgagtgggttaaatgggggtttgaaatttatgaagtccacgcgggcgaagtcacgagcataagctagtttttatatatttctaaaaactcatagtaaacgtaaaaaaatatcgttttctctttataaattgaataagttattaagtaagacttacaacaaactgatctttgcaaaaataaattttcaacccgaattttaaacaaattcgggttgaagtctttgtcatataggatccctttaagcaagtcttcgcgtgttacgtatatttatttcactgggcactctaatccacaactttcctgtggtctttatcggtgcgttttttacattctcggatgatacaataacgataattactatatttttcatgtaaactagtatagaagtcatgtttattaaactttgggaggtaatgctgttgtttacaaatgcatgacgtcagagcacagataatctatgggccaaacatggccgacagtgttttcacctgtctaagaaaaatatatttttaaattaaagttttacggtttttagggcgcaaaaaaatatagtgttaatttttttgatctaataggacaaatattaaccatttaagaccaacttaaaaaaagtgtcaactagcctatttctggaaaccaaattaaaaaatcttcaaATACACCACATATGATGCTGTGCAAACCGCAGTCCGGTTTTTATGAAAACTGTTTGCTTAAATGACTTGTTTTAGGAAGCGTCGATAATGTACTTCGTGCACAGCGACTGCCTGGCCGCTCTGGATCTCAGCATACACGTGAAGAATGAAAGCGAACGGCGTCTCTACGCGGTCGCCACCGTCGAGTCCAAGGAGTACTGCTATGCTAAGAAGGTATATATCAAAGGAATACAGGGAAGAGCTTAAAAATATGAGAATcaatgagattttttttttaatttccgaaATTTTTCATATTTAACATGTAGAGCTGGATAATTAACTTTAAAGCTATACAAATCAGACATTTAGTCATGTAGAttcactttttattaaaatatgaatgTATGAGATATGCCTACctgaagttttataatatctttggccacaatataatattattttcagagTGGTAATCGGTATCAGATGCCTCGGGGTTCGCGCTTCTACCGAGTGTTCGTGAAACCTCTGAAGCCGCACCCGCCTCACCCGCCCTGCTGCGACCATCGCCACAAGCAGGGTATGATTACACCAGTCAAATTCACTCAGTTAACATTTTAATACATAGATAACATATagataatacatacataacattTATTATAGACTACACATGACATATTAAACTTTACATGTAAGAAAGCATTTAGATACGAACACACGTATGTACAGTTGGCGTCCTCTTCATTGCCGACATTAGGTATATTCTTTTTACTGAAGCCAACTCTACTAGGAATACCAGgatctataatatactagctgttAGAAATATTGGACCAGTATATTTGTACGGCGGAGTTTTCTCGCGAAGAAAACACCccacacacctgcacagcccctgcgctaacccgcgcgggtgacgtgcgggtgtgcggggcgtcccccgcttcataccccgattgaaatctcgacccgtcgcggaCTTTAAACACGATGACAGTGCGGTGGGATAGTGAATTGGTCCACACGTTGGCTTTTTACTATGCTAGCAACTAGACCCACAAGATCCGACACACACGTCCGTAGTCGAAGAACACGTACATGAAATTTTTGAAGAAGTGTTTAGA
The DNA window shown above is from Maniola hyperantus chromosome 1, iAphHyp1.2, whole genome shotgun sequence and carries:
- the Atg17 gene encoding RB1-inducible coiled-coil protein 1 isoform X2 gives rise to the protein MLYVFHVDAGQMTTYDMNLTLQSVASLKAAIERKTKIPASSLVLLVSGGEVLQSDHMVSSYSAGTDTNPIYMFSKPSVKESHLNKQSMCDLSPIMELESTGEFRSDIRSAFEGKSVAELKSAVEKCCSSLPNVHTVISCATLAEQFSDLAHEVSRSCDQLVHEQHLQHQGWAAVVANLEDIYSEYCERSTSFKESFKKQRQKKEDYHDKLNTLNDVLRSLGKIQILPVLQLNAEAHRFSGFDIFEETELEGPHYKYNQPLDSSSENRTADFGTEVFKLSEEDVFEQRHASTSNEGATLSEVGQPVEGSEEGESFKVASVESKKEFTLLHWILAQGNEDSLQDILDYCQKGLALIDAEPLKEREEELYHILEYANVHGLKQIKGIEDRLYGLDQLKSEVKRIERDQHKQAASLIQYRDRLNSACDPSVLPTLMESHRCQLDKLLEGHQQLVDIRRRIAKSKDELSHILKARLEAVLLIENSMSVQDAHAMLSFQCFNRLARYFAIVAQLHRAPAVFVRAVHEVVRRRTFSQAHLKWATDLAQKLFKIHEEEVSRRQEFNGHFDDHFLKSLFPGMTDLPPPFATQAPPPFDVKLPALTNEDVEFISNAFPDLASEIPKYDMDAAVKFFRQRLNSSEHEEKDADVQVDFEKDFESETETEFEKLSGQGGSDKQKIDISTSCVPSTMAVSTVTEDNMDTYKVNIEKLQDFLMKLFSLCKVNIVLIKDELVKLKSDINEQKNFVSQKYIEITEAWEKGCEKTELRFREQTQRLTVDHELELSDMKASLNEKDDSISILKKEKEELILAHKKVIEKLDGDHQATKDLLEISRAEIDAFDKKLKDFEVQKQKEFKEVQEKMHLEYKAEIESLRSRFRLVALTNNMDRSPSESSLEKIERTDVIEISNHNAIVMQTKENAEVEKEQAVKEAVEKCKTELEQKLNAEISLLKAKYEADKQVTINEVTRRLLTEKDRQLELLREREQALTRECNKYRDTIQQLTDPETNDYDNLLKTQFATLENEKAVLQQQVADLKKELDRRNDEADKSREDDSEGRSSPKKEEGKRSRTRCHTPLGLAGGTLSLSSCLPGHTVLVLWDPVHLNYTVMQEASIMYFVHSDCLAALDLSIHVKNESERRLYAVATVESKEYCYAKKSGNRYQMPRGSRFYRVFVKPLKPHPPHPPCCDHRHKQDMQKSVDTSQSTSSNTDEASRVEVATATLINLESPVSTSEGAAAPGVPSEDQLDSIEASEQWQTARLQASTTSAVTDMECSVGRCPGPEPEPAGAAPPGAELAEEATP